A window from Enterocloster bolteae encodes these proteins:
- a CDS encoding RNA-binding S4 domain-containing protein, with translation MRLDKFLKVSRLIKRRTVANEACDAGRVLVNDKPAKASVSVKTGDIIEIQFGAKAVKVEVLDVQETVKKDEAKELYRYI, from the coding sequence ATGAGATTGGACAAGTTTCTGAAAGTTTCCCGCCTTATCAAGCGCAGGACCGTTGCCAATGAGGCATGCGACGCCGGACGTGTTCTGGTAAATGATAAGCCGGCAAAGGCGTCCGTCAGTGTAAAAACAGGTGATATCATCGAGATCCAGTTCGGAGCCAAGGCTGTTAAGGTGGAGGTTCTGGACGTACAGGAAACTGTGAAGAAGGATGAGGCTAAGGAACTTTACCGTTATATTTAG